One genomic segment of Pseudomonas sp. p1(2021b) includes these proteins:
- a CDS encoding DMT family transporter, whose protein sequence is MNLSLYLLTVLIWGTTWIALKLQLGVVAIPVSIVYRFALAGLILFAILLLTRRLQPMDRRGHLVCLAQGLCLFCVNFMCFLSASQWIASGLIAVVFSTATLWNALNARIFFGQRIAANVLGGGALGLLGLGLLFWPELSSHGASGQTLYGLGLALLGTLCFSAGNMLSSLQQKAGLRPMTTNAWGMVYGASMLAVYCLSSGIPFDMEWNMRYIGSLLYLVIPGSVIGFTAYLTLVGRMGPERAAYCTVLFPLVALNVSAVAEGYQWTAPALLGLVAVMAGNVLVFRKPRASKVGDAVAVR, encoded by the coding sequence ATGAACCTGTCGCTGTATTTGCTCACCGTCCTGATCTGGGGCACCACCTGGATCGCCCTGAAACTGCAACTGGGCGTGGTCGCCATCCCGGTGTCGATCGTCTACCGCTTCGCCCTGGCCGGCCTGATCCTGTTCGCCATCCTCCTGCTCACCCGCCGCCTGCAGCCGATGGACAGACGTGGTCACCTGGTCTGCCTGGCCCAGGGGCTGTGCCTGTTCTGTGTCAACTTCATGTGCTTTCTCAGCGCCAGCCAGTGGATCGCCAGCGGGCTGATCGCCGTGGTGTTCTCCACCGCCACCTTATGGAATGCCCTGAATGCGCGAATTTTCTTCGGCCAGCGCATCGCCGCCAATGTGCTGGGCGGTGGCGCCCTGGGGCTGCTGGGCCTGGGCCTGCTCTTCTGGCCGGAGCTGTCCAGCCATGGCGCCAGCGGCCAGACGCTCTATGGCCTGGGCTTGGCGTTGCTTGGCACCTTGTGCTTCTCGGCCGGCAATATGTTGTCCAGCCTGCAGCAGAAGGCCGGCCTCAGGCCGATGACCACCAATGCCTGGGGCATGGTATACGGCGCATCGATGCTGGCGGTCTATTGCCTGTCGAGCGGCATTCCCTTCGACATGGAATGGAACATGCGCTATATCGGCTCGCTGCTGTACCTGGTGATCCCAGGCTCGGTGATCGGCTTTACCGCCTACCTGACATTGGTGGGACGTATGGGGCCGGAACGGGCGGCGTATTGCACGGTGCTGTTCCCGCTGGTGGCGTTGAACGTGTCGGCGGTGGCCGAAGGGTACCAGTGGACGGCGCCGGCGCTGTTGGGGCTGGTGGCGGTGATGGCGGGGAATGTGCTGGTGTTTCGCAAGCCCAGGGCAAGCAAAGTGGGCGATGCGGTTGCTGTCAGGTGA
- a CDS encoding 2-hydroxyacid dehydrogenase has product MKKTVLAFSRITPAMAERLQQDFNVIVPNPKLGDVAAQFNEALPEAHGLIGVGRKLGRAQLEGAAKLEVVSSVSVGYDNYDLDYFNERGIALTNTPDVLTESTADLAFALVMGCARRVAELDAWTKAGQWQATVGPAQFGSDVHGKTLGIVGLGNIGAAIARRGRFGFNMQVLYSGNNRKPALEQELGAQYRSLDQLLAEADFVCLVVPLSQATRKLIGARELKLMKPSAFLVNVSRGPVVDEAALVEALQAGTIRGAGLDVYEKEPLADSPLFELPNALTLPHVGSATAETREAMANRAIDNLRAALLGDRPRDLVNPQVWKG; this is encoded by the coding sequence ATGAAAAAGACCGTCCTGGCCTTCAGCCGCATCACCCCGGCCATGGCCGAACGCCTGCAGCAAGACTTCAACGTGATCGTGCCCAACCCCAAGCTCGGTGACGTTGCCGCCCAGTTCAACGAAGCCCTGCCCGAAGCCCACGGCCTGATCGGCGTCGGTCGCAAGCTCGGCCGCGCGCAACTTGAGGGCGCGGCCAAACTGGAGGTGGTGTCCAGTGTCTCGGTGGGCTACGACAACTACGACCTGGACTACTTCAACGAACGCGGCATCGCCCTGACCAACACCCCGGACGTGCTCACCGAGAGCACCGCGGACCTTGCCTTCGCCCTGGTCATGGGCTGTGCTCGCCGGGTCGCCGAGCTGGACGCCTGGACCAAGGCCGGCCAGTGGCAGGCCACCGTCGGCCCCGCCCAGTTCGGCAGCGATGTGCACGGCAAGACCCTGGGCATCGTCGGCCTGGGCAACATTGGTGCGGCCATCGCCCGTCGCGGCCGCTTCGGCTTCAACATGCAGGTGCTGTACAGCGGCAACAACCGCAAGCCGGCGCTGGAGCAGGAATTGGGCGCACAGTACCGCAGCCTGGACCAGTTACTGGCCGAAGCCGACTTCGTCTGCCTGGTGGTGCCGCTGTCGCAGGCCACGCGCAAGTTGATCGGGGCCCGTGAGCTGAAGCTGATGAAGCCCAGCGCGTTCCTGGTCAACGTGTCCCGTGGGCCGGTGGTGGACGAAGCGGCGTTGGTCGAGGCCCTGCAAGCCGGTACGATTCGCGGCGCCGGGCTGGACGTGTACGAGAAGGAGCCACTGGCAGACTCGCCGCTGTTCGAACTGCCAAACGCCCTGACCCTGCCTCACGTAGGCTCGGCCACCGCCGAAACCCGCGAGGCCATGGCCAACCGGGCGATCGATAACCTGCGGGCGGCGCTGCTGGGGGATCGGCCGCGAGACCTGGTGAACCCGCAGGTCTGGAAGGGCTGA
- a CDS encoding LysR family transcriptional regulator, with the protein MDTLQNMRAFSCVAQLGSFTAAAAQLDTTTANVSRAVSNLEAHLQTRLLNRTTRRIALTEAGKRYLMRCEQILTYVEEAEAEASDAHARPAGQLKVHSMTGVGQHFVVDAIARYRDSHPDVTFDLTMANRVPDLLDEGYDVSIVLASELPDSGFVSQRLGITYSIVCASPDYVAKHGTAHKPADLLKHSCLRMVSPVIPLEKWLFDGPEGQEVVNITSSPFQVNSADAMKTAIRSGMGVGVLPIYSAIDGLRDGSIVRIMPDYRLQELNLYAIYPSRQYLDAKIKTWVEYLRNSLPEILAAHEADLKTHELLIAN; encoded by the coding sequence ATGGACACCCTGCAAAACATGCGTGCTTTCAGTTGCGTGGCCCAGCTCGGCAGCTTCACGGCCGCCGCGGCGCAACTGGATACGACCACTGCGAACGTCTCGCGGGCGGTCTCCAACCTGGAAGCCCATCTGCAAACCCGGCTGCTCAACCGCACCACCCGGCGTATCGCCCTGACCGAGGCCGGCAAGCGCTACCTGATGCGCTGCGAACAGATCCTGACCTACGTCGAGGAAGCCGAGGCCGAGGCCAGCGACGCCCATGCCCGCCCCGCCGGCCAGTTGAAAGTGCACTCGATGACCGGCGTGGGCCAGCACTTCGTGGTCGATGCCATCGCCCGCTACCGCGACTCGCACCCGGACGTGACCTTCGACCTGACCATGGCCAACCGCGTGCCGGACCTGCTCGACGAAGGCTATGACGTGTCCATCGTACTGGCCAGCGAACTGCCGGACTCCGGCTTCGTCTCCCAGCGCCTGGGCATTACCTACAGCATCGTCTGCGCATCGCCCGACTACGTGGCCAAGCATGGCACCGCGCACAAGCCCGCCGACCTGCTCAAGCATTCGTGCCTGCGCATGGTCAGCCCGGTGATCCCGCTGGAAAAATGGCTGTTCGACGGCCCGGAAGGCCAGGAAGTGGTCAACATCACCAGCTCGCCGTTCCAGGTGAACTCGGCCGATGCCATGAAGACCGCCATCCGCAGTGGCATGGGCGTGGGTGTGCTGCCGATCTATTCGGCCATCGACGGCCTGCGTGACGGCAGCATCGTACGGATCATGCCCGACTACCGCCTGCAGGAACTGAACCTGTATGCGATCTACCCGTCGCGCCAGTACCTGGATGCAAAGATCAAGACCTGGGTCGAGTACCTGCGCAACTCGTTGCCGGAGATCCTCGCGGCGCACGAGGCGGACCTCAAGACCCACGAGCTGTTGATCGCCAACTGA
- a CDS encoding efflux transporter outer membrane subunit — MPRRIIRALNALSACALSLTLSGCIGTWGIAPQSKTLQANTLTTDDAIREAATDAHWPAQQWWRAYGDPQLDRWVTLALAGSPSLAMAAARVREAKAMAGVVESAEKLQANGQAILKRHNWPEDQFYGPGALSGANTWDNNAAIGFSYALDLWGRERNASEQAVDQAHMSVAEARQAQLELVNNVVRAYIQLSLHFAQRDIVQAELEQQEQILALAKRRLDSGLGTHFEVSQAEAPLPETHRQLDSLNEEIALTRNQLAALAGKGPGEGAQLQRPTLTLGAPLKLPSNLPAELVGQRPDVVASRWQVAAQARGIDVAHAGFFPNVDLVGSLGFMATGGGPLEFLTGRKFNYNVGPAISLPIFDGGRLRSQLGVASAGYDVAVARYNQTVIGALKTISDQLIRRESMKEQAHFAAESVAAAQKTYDIAMVAFQRGLTDYLNVLNAQTLLFRQQQIEQQVQAAQLAAHAELVTALGGGLEAGRDVPDEQRQAAPKTPATLAIFDTPGHAE, encoded by the coding sequence GTGCCGCGTCGCATCATCAGAGCGCTGAATGCGCTCAGTGCCTGTGCCCTTAGCCTCACCTTGAGCGGCTGTATCGGAACCTGGGGCATCGCCCCGCAAAGCAAGACGCTGCAAGCCAACACCCTGACCACCGACGATGCGATCCGCGAAGCGGCCACCGACGCCCATTGGCCGGCCCAGCAGTGGTGGCGCGCCTATGGCGACCCGCAGCTGGACCGCTGGGTCACGCTGGCTCTGGCCGGCAGCCCGAGCCTGGCCATGGCCGCGGCGCGGGTGCGCGAGGCCAAGGCCATGGCGGGTGTGGTGGAATCGGCGGAAAAGCTCCAAGCCAACGGCCAGGCCATCCTCAAGCGCCACAACTGGCCGGAAGATCAGTTCTACGGCCCTGGCGCGCTGTCCGGTGCCAACACCTGGGACAACAACGCCGCCATCGGCTTCAGCTACGCCCTGGATCTCTGGGGCCGCGAGCGCAATGCCAGCGAACAGGCCGTGGACCAGGCGCACATGAGCGTCGCCGAGGCCCGCCAGGCCCAGCTCGAACTGGTGAACAACGTGGTGCGCGCCTACATCCAGCTGAGCCTGCACTTCGCCCAGCGCGATATCGTCCAGGCCGAGCTGGAGCAGCAGGAGCAGATCCTCGCCCTGGCCAAGCGTCGCCTGGACAGCGGCCTGGGCACCCATTTCGAGGTCAGCCAGGCCGAGGCGCCGCTGCCCGAGACCCATCGCCAGCTCGACAGCCTCAACGAAGAAATCGCCCTGACCCGCAACCAGTTGGCCGCCTTGGCCGGCAAGGGGCCAGGGGAGGGCGCCCAGCTCCAGCGCCCGACCTTGACCCTGGGCGCACCGCTGAAGCTGCCCTCGAACCTGCCCGCCGAACTGGTCGGCCAGCGCCCCGACGTGGTCGCCAGCCGCTGGCAGGTGGCCGCGCAGGCCCGTGGCATCGATGTCGCCCATGCCGGTTTCTTCCCCAACGTCGACCTGGTCGGCAGCCTGGGCTTCATGGCCACCGGTGGCGGCCCGCTGGAGTTTCTCACCGGGCGCAAGTTCAACTACAACGTAGGCCCGGCGATCAGCTTGCCGATCTTCGATGGCGGCCGCCTGCGCTCGCAATTGGGCGTGGCTTCGGCGGGCTATGACGTCGCCGTGGCTCGTTACAACCAGACGGTGATCGGTGCGCTGAAGACCATCTCCGACCAGCTGATCCGCCGCGAGTCGATGAAGGAGCAGGCACATTTCGCCGCCGAGTCCGTGGCCGCCGCGCAGAAGACCTACGACATCGCCATGGTCGCCTTCCAGCGTGGCCTGACCGACTACCTCAACGTGCTCAATGCCCAGACCTTGCTGTTCCGCCAGCAGCAGATCGAGCAGCAGGTCCAGGCCGCACAGTTGGCCGCCCACGCCGAGCTGGTCACTGCCTTGGGCGGGGGGCTGGAGGCCGGCCGGGACGTGCCCGACGAACAGCGCCAGGCGGCCCCGAAAACGCCTGCCACGCTGGCCATCTTCGACACGCCAGGCCACGCCGAATGA
- a CDS encoding FUSC family protein produces MSTTSLPLRWLQSLEWRRGFFAWARTDGVTWVYIFKILVAAFVTLWLAMRLELPQPRTAMITVFIVMQPQSGHVFAKSFYRVLGTLAGSAMMVALIAIFPQNTELFLPSLALWVGLCSAGAMRYRTFRAYGFVLAGYTAAMIGLPVLEHPDQAFMAAVWRVLEISLGILVSTAVSAAILPQSASAAMRNALYQRFGVFAGVVVEALRGDSQRDRFETSNVRFIAEAVGLESLRNVTAFEDPHMRRRSGRLVRMNSEFMAITTRFNALHRLLERLRARGPLQIVGAIEPGLATLAELLEPYVGRALTDADALRLTLELAAYKEGLQAQVRTLRAEYVQTDPSEADLLDFHTAFELLYRFVDEMYSYAQTHASLSAHNHEREHWDEPYVAQTNWLVSLAAGVRASAVLLLLGSYWLLSDWPSGAMMTLIATVTVGLSAASPNPKRMSFQMACGTMIGAFIGFFETFFVFPWIDGFPLLCAVLAPVFVFGAFLSSRPAYAGYGIGLLVFFAIGSVPNNLTIYNPYTFINDYIGMVIGMLVCAAAGAIILPPNSRWLWSRLEQDLREQVLFAITGRLRGLGSAFESRTRDLLHQAYGLAAGKPQVQSELMRWMFTVLEIGHAIIELRKEQVRAPVHPAYAESQPWRQAIRVMGRALARLFLQPNASNHERALVAVDHAISRVQATDEPFARHFDTSVLRRVQSYLHFIRTSLLDPQSPLAPAKGLHRAP; encoded by the coding sequence ATGAGTACCACGAGCCTACCCCTGCGCTGGCTGCAAAGCCTGGAGTGGCGCCGGGGCTTCTTCGCCTGGGCGCGCACTGACGGCGTGACCTGGGTCTATATCTTCAAGATCCTGGTCGCCGCCTTCGTCACCTTGTGGCTGGCCATGCGCCTGGAGCTGCCGCAGCCGCGTACGGCGATGATCACCGTGTTCATCGTCATGCAGCCGCAGAGCGGGCATGTGTTCGCCAAGAGTTTCTACCGGGTGCTCGGCACCCTGGCCGGCTCGGCGATGATGGTCGCGCTGATCGCGATCTTCCCGCAGAACACCGAGCTGTTCCTGCCCAGCCTGGCCCTGTGGGTCGGCCTGTGTTCGGCCGGTGCCATGCGCTATCGCACCTTCCGCGCCTATGGCTTCGTGCTGGCCGGCTACACCGCGGCGATGATCGGCCTGCCGGTGCTCGAGCACCCGGACCAGGCGTTCATGGCGGCGGTATGGCGGGTGCTGGAGATCTCCCTGGGGATTCTGGTGTCGACCGCTGTCAGTGCCGCGATCCTGCCGCAGTCGGCCAGCGCCGCCATGCGCAACGCCCTGTACCAGCGCTTTGGCGTGTTCGCCGGGGTGGTGGTCGAAGCGCTGCGCGGCGACAGCCAGCGCGATCGCTTCGAGACCAGCAACGTACGCTTCATCGCCGAGGCCGTGGGCCTTGAAAGCCTGCGTAACGTCACCGCGTTCGAAGACCCGCACATGCGCAGGCGTTCGGGCCGGCTGGTGCGCATGAACAGCGAGTTCATGGCCATCACCACGCGTTTCAACGCCTTGCACCGCCTGCTCGAGCGCCTGCGCGCCCGCGGCCCGCTGCAGATCGTTGGCGCCATCGAGCCGGGCCTGGCGACGCTCGCCGAACTGCTCGAACCCTACGTTGGCCGGGCGCTGACCGATGCCGATGCGCTGCGCCTGACCCTGGAACTGGCCGCCTACAAGGAGGGCCTGCAAGCCCAGGTGCGTACGCTGCGCGCCGAGTATGTCCAGACCGACCCCAGCGAGGCCGACCTGCTCGACTTCCACACCGCCTTCGAGCTGCTGTACCGCTTCGTCGACGAGATGTACAGCTACGCCCAGACCCACGCCTCGCTGTCTGCGCACAACCATGAGCGCGAACACTGGGACGAACCCTATGTGGCCCAGACCAACTGGCTGGTGTCCCTGGCTGCCGGTGTGCGGGCCTCGGCGGTGCTGTTGCTGCTGGGCAGCTACTGGTTGCTCAGCGACTGGCCCAGCGGCGCCATGATGACCCTGATCGCCACGGTGACCGTGGGCCTGTCGGCCGCCTCGCCGAATCCCAAGCGCATGTCGTTCCAGATGGCCTGCGGGACGATGATCGGTGCCTTCATCGGCTTTTTCGAAACCTTCTTCGTGTTTCCCTGGATCGACGGCTTCCCGCTGCTGTGCGCCGTGCTGGCGCCGGTGTTCGTGTTCGGCGCGTTCCTGTCCTCACGCCCGGCCTACGCAGGCTATGGCATCGGCCTGCTGGTGTTCTTCGCCATCGGCTCGGTGCCCAACAACTTGACGATCTACAACCCGTACACCTTCATCAACGACTACATCGGCATGGTCATCGGCATGCTGGTCTGCGCCGCCGCCGGGGCGATCATCCTGCCGCCCAACAGCCGCTGGCTCTGGAGCCGCCTGGAGCAGGACCTGCGCGAGCAGGTGCTGTTCGCCATCACCGGGCGCCTGCGCGGGCTCGGCTCGGCCTTCGAAAGCCGCACCCGGGACCTGCTGCACCAAGCCTATGGCCTGGCCGCCGGCAAGCCTCAGGTACAGAGCGAGCTGATGCGCTGGATGTTCACCGTGCTGGAGATCGGCCACGCGATCATCGAGTTGCGCAAGGAACAGGTACGCGCGCCGGTGCACCCGGCCTATGCCGAGTCGCAGCCCTGGCGCCAGGCCATCCGTGTCATGGGCCGGGCCCTGGCGCGGTTGTTCCTGCAGCCCAACGCCAGCAACCACGAACGCGCCCTGGTGGCCGTGGACCACGCCATCAGCCGCGTGCAAGCCACCGATGAACCCTTCGCCCGGCACTTCGACACCTCGGTGTTGCGCCGGGTGCAGAGCTACCTGCATTTCATCCGTACCTCCCTGCTCGACCCACAGTCGCCGTTGGCCCCGGCGAAAGGACTGCACCGTGCTCCGTGA
- a CDS encoding DUF1656 domain-containing protein: MPREIAFHGVYMPSMTLMFLFAAGLAWGLDRFIASMDGYRFFWHPALLRLCLFICLFGAMALSLYW, translated from the coding sequence ATGCCCCGTGAAATCGCCTTCCATGGCGTGTACATGCCCTCCATGACCTTGATGTTCCTGTTCGCCGCGGGCCTGGCCTGGGGCCTGGACCGATTCATCGCCAGCATGGACGGCTACCGCTTCTTCTGGCACCCGGCGTTGCTGCGCCTGTGCCTGTTCATCTGCCTCTTTGGCGCCATGGCGCTGTCCTTGTATTGGTGA
- a CDS encoding HlyD family secretion protein produces MKKFFSLIATLLVLAGAVVIGRQLWLHYMTTPWTRDGRVRADIINVAADVPGYVVDVPVRDNQRVKKGDLLIQIDPEHYQLAVNQAKALVASRKATWEMRKVNAKRRADLDNLVISKENRDDASNIASAALADYQQAQAQLAAAELNLERTRIIATVDGYVTNLNVHKGDYARTGEAVMAVVDEHSFWVYGFFEETKLPHVKVGDQAELQMMSGERIKGHVESIARGIYDRDNPQSRELIADVNPTFNWVRLAQRVPVRIHIDEVPDGFLLAAGTTCTVVVKPSEG; encoded by the coding sequence ATGAAAAAGTTCTTCAGCCTGATCGCCACCTTGCTGGTGCTGGCGGGCGCCGTGGTGATCGGCCGGCAGTTGTGGCTGCATTACATGACCACGCCCTGGACCCGCGACGGTCGGGTGCGCGCTGACATCATCAACGTCGCCGCCGATGTGCCGGGCTATGTGGTGGACGTGCCGGTACGGGACAACCAGCGGGTGAAGAAAGGTGACCTGCTGATCCAGATCGACCCCGAGCATTACCAGCTGGCGGTGAACCAGGCCAAGGCCCTGGTCGCCTCGCGCAAGGCCACCTGGGAAATGCGCAAGGTCAACGCCAAGCGCCGCGCCGACCTGGACAACCTGGTGATCTCCAAGGAAAACCGCGACGACGCCAGCAACATCGCCAGCGCCGCCCTGGCCGACTACCAGCAGGCCCAGGCCCAGCTGGCTGCCGCCGAGCTGAACCTCGAGCGCACGCGGATCATCGCCACGGTCGATGGCTACGTCACCAACCTGAACGTTCACAAAGGGGACTACGCCCGCACCGGCGAGGCGGTGATGGCGGTGGTCGACGAGCACTCGTTCTGGGTGTACGGCTTCTTCGAGGAGACCAAGCTGCCCCATGTGAAGGTGGGCGACCAGGCCGAACTGCAGATGATGAGCGGCGAGCGCATCAAGGGCCATGTGGAGAGTATCGCCCGGGGCATCTACGACCGCGACAACCCGCAGAGCCGCGAGCTGATCGCCGATGTGAACCCGACCTTCAACTGGGTGCGCTTGGCCCAGCGGGTGCCGGTGCGGATTCACATCGACGAAGTGCCCGACGGCTTCCTGCTGGCTGCGGGCACGACCTGCACGGTAGTGGTCAAGCCGAGCGAGGGCTAA
- a CDS encoding universal stress protein translates to MPRPVLIAIDASPASHTLLDLAHRYCRPGEHELHVLLAIDTTFAVHERPATYTEQEQEEYPAACEEQRLAEQAVAGAVRTLREAGFDCHGSVVAAEPVDAIVEKAQALACELIVMGHRHLSRLGRLLDPSVSTKVIDRVQVPVLVGVA, encoded by the coding sequence ATGCCCCGCCCGGTCCTGATCGCCATCGACGCCTCCCCCGCCAGCCACACCCTGCTCGACCTCGCCCATCGCTACTGCCGCCCCGGCGAGCATGAACTGCATGTGCTGCTGGCCATCGACACGACCTTCGCCGTGCACGAGCGCCCGGCGACCTACACCGAGCAGGAACAAGAGGAATACCCCGCCGCCTGCGAGGAGCAGCGCCTGGCCGAGCAGGCCGTGGCCGGTGCCGTGCGCACCTTGCGCGAGGCAGGCTTCGATTGCCATGGCAGCGTGGTCGCCGCGGAGCCGGTCGATGCCATCGTCGAAAAAGCCCAGGCGCTGGCGTGCGAGTTGATCGTCATGGGGCACCGGCACCTGTCCCGGCTGGGACGGTTGCTGGACCCTTCGGTCAGCACGAAGGTGATCGATCGGGTGCAAGTGCCGGTGTTGGTGGGGGTGGCCTAG
- a CDS encoding LysR family transcriptional regulator, whose amino-acid sequence MQLPDMNLLVALDALLDEGSVVGAARRMNLSPAAMSRTLGRIRDALGDPILVRAGRGLVPTPRALALREQVSALVEQAGQVFRSGDDVDLPNLERAFNIRTNDLFIALYGAQLLRMMHEQAPRTVLRFVPESPGGDDDSVLRDGRTDLIISSTIDLGPEIKVQSLFQTVYIGLARRDHPIFDAEITPERFAAYPQISVSRRGRANGPIDMELANHKVQRRVALITPSFHSAMFSLPDSDLLLPMPANILNSVNKLGLPLRSFQIPLPLEQVTVMQAWHPRFQNDPAHRWLRQTLKACCSVDP is encoded by the coding sequence ATGCAACTGCCAGACATGAACCTGCTCGTCGCCCTCGATGCGCTGCTCGACGAGGGCAGCGTGGTCGGTGCGGCCCGGCGCATGAACCTGAGCCCGGCGGCGATGAGCCGTACCCTGGGCCGGATCCGCGATGCCCTGGGCGACCCGATCCTGGTCCGTGCCGGCCGCGGCCTGGTACCGACGCCCCGGGCACTGGCCCTGCGCGAGCAGGTCTCGGCCCTGGTGGAGCAGGCCGGGCAGGTGTTTCGCAGTGGCGACGATGTGGACCTGCCGAACCTGGAACGGGCCTTCAATATCCGCACCAACGACCTGTTCATCGCCCTCTACGGCGCGCAGTTGCTGCGCATGATGCACGAGCAGGCGCCGCGTACCGTGCTCAGGTTCGTCCCGGAGAGCCCAGGCGGGGATGACGACAGCGTACTGCGGGATGGGCGCACCGACCTGATCATCAGCTCGACCATCGACCTGGGGCCGGAGATCAAGGTGCAGAGCTTGTTCCAGACCGTCTATATCGGCCTGGCCCGGCGCGACCACCCGATCTTCGACGCCGAAATCACCCCGGAACGCTTCGCCGCCTACCCGCAGATCAGCGTCTCGCGACGTGGCCGGGCCAACGGGCCGATCGATATGGAGCTTGCCAACCACAAGGTGCAGCGGCGCGTGGCGTTGATCACCCCGAGCTTTCACTCGGCGATGTTCTCGCTGCCCGATTCGGACCTGCTCCTGCCGATGCCGGCCAACATTCTCAACAGCGTGAACAAGCTGGGGTTGCCGCTGCGCTCGTTCCAGATCCCGTTGCCGTTGGAGCAGGTGACCGTCATGCAGGCATGGCACCCGCGCTTTCAGAACGACCCGGCGCATCGTTGGTTGCGCCAGACGTTGAAGGCCTGTTGCAGCGTCGATCCGTGA
- a CDS encoding MFS transporter: MSSLSAPSAVLAAPAPAAPAQTAFGLRVVVGLFGVLLAVLCAGLNEAVTKISLADIRGAMGIGADEGAWLLAVYSAASVSAMAFAPWMAGTFSLRRFTMCTIGVFAVLGLVQPFAPNLHSLMLLRVVQGLASGALPPMLMTVALRFLPPGIKVYGLACYALTATFGPNLGTPLAGLWTEYVGWQWAFWQIILPSGLAMFCVGWGLPQDPLRLERFKQFDWRGVVLGLPAISCIVLGLSLGDRWGWFDSPLICWLLGGGLLLLVLFMYNEWSEPLPFFQLRLLSRRNLSFALVTLAGVLIVLSGVGSLPSAYLAQIQGYRPAQTSPLMLLVAMPQLIALPLAAALCNIRAVDCRWVLAVGLGMLALSCVGSSLLTSQWIRSDFYPFYLLQVFGQPMAVLPLLMLSTNGMTPQEGPFASSWFNTVKGLASVVAAGLLDALGTLRRHFHSNHLVDSLGNAPLVDDNAAGLAKRIHEQALVLTSADLYLVLAGIAVALICLIPFVPTRVYPPRAVA, encoded by the coding sequence ATGAGTTCCCTGTCCGCGCCTTCCGCCGTGCTCGCCGCCCCAGCGCCGGCCGCCCCGGCGCAAACGGCGTTCGGCCTGCGGGTGGTGGTCGGGCTGTTCGGCGTGCTGCTGGCGGTGCTCTGTGCCGGCCTCAACGAGGCGGTGACGAAGATTTCCCTGGCCGATATCCGTGGCGCCATGGGCATCGGTGCCGACGAGGGCGCCTGGCTGCTGGCGGTGTACTCAGCGGCCTCGGTGTCGGCCATGGCCTTCGCCCCATGGATGGCGGGCACCTTTTCCCTGCGTCGCTTCACGATGTGCACCATCGGCGTGTTCGCCGTGCTTGGCCTGGTACAACCGTTCGCTCCCAACCTGCACAGCCTGATGCTGCTGCGTGTCGTCCAAGGCCTGGCCTCTGGTGCCCTGCCGCCGATGCTGATGACCGTGGCGCTGCGTTTTCTGCCGCCGGGCATCAAAGTCTACGGCCTGGCCTGCTACGCCCTGACCGCCACCTTCGGCCCCAACCTGGGCACGCCCTTGGCGGGCCTGTGGACCGAGTACGTCGGTTGGCAGTGGGCCTTCTGGCAGATCATCCTGCCGTCGGGCCTGGCCATGTTCTGCGTCGGCTGGGGCCTTCCCCAGGACCCTCTGCGCCTGGAGCGCTTCAAGCAGTTCGACTGGCGTGGCGTGGTGCTGGGCCTGCCGGCCATCAGTTGCATCGTCCTGGGCCTGTCGCTGGGTGACCGCTGGGGCTGGTTCGACTCGCCACTGATCTGCTGGCTGCTGGGCGGTGGCCTGCTGTTGCTGGTGCTGTTCATGTACAACGAATGGTCCGAACCGCTGCCGTTCTTCCAGCTGCGCCTGTTGTCGCGCCGCAACCTGAGCTTTGCCTTGGTCACGTTGGCCGGCGTGTTGATCGTGCTGTCGGGCGTAGGCAGCCTCCCTTCGGCGTACCTGGCGCAGATCCAGGGTTACCGCCCGGCGCAGACCAGCCCATTGATGCTGCTGGTGGCCATGCCGCAGTTGATCGCCCTGCCGCTGGCGGCCGCGCTGTGCAACATCCGCGCGGTGGACTGCCGCTGGGTACTGGCCGTGGGCCTGGGCATGCTGGCGCTGAGCTGCGTGGGCAGCAGCCTTTTGACCTCGCAGTGGATCCGGAGCGACTTCTATCCGTTCTACCTCTTGCAGGTGTTCGGCCAGCCGATGGCCGTGCTGCCGCTGCTGATGCTGTCCACCAACGGCATGACTCCGCAGGAAGGTCCGTTCGCCTCGAGCTGGTTCAACACCGTCAAGGGCCTGGCCTCGGTGGTCGCAGCCGGCCTGCTGGACGCCCTGGGCACCCTGCGCCGGCATTTCCATTCCAACCACCTGGTGGACAGCCTGGGCAACGCCCCGCTGGTCGACGACAACGCTGCCGGCCTGGCCAAACGCATCCATGAACAAGCCCTGGTGCTGACCTCGGCCGACCTGTACCTGGTCCTGGCCGGCATCGCCGTGGCCCTGATCTGCCTGATTCCTTTCGTGCCTACCCGGGTCTATCCACCGCGTGCGGTGGCCTGA